The Lytechinus pictus isolate F3 Inbred chromosome 5, Lp3.0, whole genome shotgun sequence DNA segment GGGGAAGaacaacaaagaagaagaagtgcAACATGCTGGTCAGGGATGATAAAAGCATAATAAATAGCTGTTGCTCGGAAGCATATCATTCTCCACTTTGTAACTTCTTGATTGTTTTACTTTGccaaataatttgaaattgaaattgaaatatttataagataattatttttttttcaagtacaaTTCAATTAGCACTTTGTTTATCTGAGAATTTTATACAGTATACCAGGCAGTATACAATCACTTTAAACCACACTCTAGAACActtctacatgtaaatatgggCCATTATCAAGGGGTTTTTTTTTGCCGTggaataaatatacaataaaactTTTGTAAAGTCTTATCTCTATCCgttatccttatttttttttcaacagccCCTTCCAGACCATGGTGTCTATACTATATTTATTGAGCTGGGTAATACTAAGCTAGAGCTCTTACATCCTTTAGGAGATAAAAGCCCCATTCAAGGTTTTCTGGATAAGAAACCAGAAGGTGGTATGCATCATATTTGTATCGAGGTGGGTGCTTTTGTTCATTTGTTTTGCTTTGCGTACTATTTGTACCatacattcatttattcttttagtCTTATTCTgtcattgatttctttattCATGCTTTCATGCATTCATAACTTTTTACATACATTGATCGTCAGACGTATGAGTTTTGTGTAATTGTGTATTAACTTTGGTAGTACAGTATGTATTCTTTGTTCTATTAATTATTGTTGCTCATTTTGGCatgcattatttcattgatgaGGTGCTAGAGATATATCATAGGTGTGTtgtgaattattatttcatttgttattatcagtttatccattcattcttttttttatatgttcattcttttttattggCTTGTGTTAACCCAATGCAATGAAGGTGAGTGCCTAACTGGGCACCTACCTCTACTGCCTTTCTACCCGTGAATTTCCTCTATTACTATCAATGGTTCAAAGGCATTAGATTTTTGTGGAAAAATTGCCTAAGAACAGCTGGTAATAGGATTAATTTAAGGGCACTTCTGAGAGCAGTCAGACCACAGGTCCTACGCTAATGAGCAAATGGGTCAGATTCATCCAAGTCTACTcttggctgaatcctcctccctGCAAAATCTTGTGAATCTTGATATTTTCTTTCTGTAAGAATTAACCTACTTTATCAAGTCGAATTCAATATCACTGGAAAGAGTATATGTTCTCTATGATAttagtcatttattttgtattgtctattttgataaataaagtGAATTTCAGGCCTAAAGATGTGCCtcaaatctcttttttttttgcaaattgtgcaaaattgtgCTGGATTGGTTGATTCATTTATCCATTGCGGATTATTCTGTCATCCAATTGATAAAtcattaatttatgcatatattcTTTTATGCATAttactttattcattcattaattattacatttattttctcaACTATCCacccattcattcattttcacatTTGTCCATTCGTTCATTTcacatatttattcattaattgcCATATTGAAAGACTGGATGGTGAGTTGGCAACTATTCTTAAATCTCTATTGAGGTGGAtattaataaattatttattcattaatttgatCATAAATGGCACCttacttcttttttattcaGCCCTTCCTAGaggggacgtattatggtatcacgctcggtgtccg contains these protein-coding regions:
- the LOC129261915 gene encoding methylmalonyl-CoA epimerase, mitochondrial-like → MAASMAKFLQKIGGGLGLVARRYQSQNSVSSLWKLGKLNHVAIAVPDLEKAASMYRDVLGATVSETVPLPDHGVYTIFIELGNTKLELLHPLGDKSPIQGFLDKKPEGGMHHICIEVGAFVHLFCFAYYLYHTFIYSFSLILSLISLFMLSCIHNFLHTLIVRRMSFV